Within Nitrososphaerales archaeon, the genomic segment AGATCGAAATGAATGGTAAGAGGATGAAGAATTTTGCTTATATGGAGGTTAAGGAATCGATTACAGGCAATATCGCCCACTTCCTCATCGGTGTGTTTGATGTGCCTATCGGTGTGGTATACAGGGTTTTTAAAGATAGAGGTGTCTTTGAGGTCTCTTTGAGGGGGAGTAGTGAATGTCGACACCATTTGGGGATGATCGCATCGAGGATCGCCAATAAGCTCGGTGGCTTTGGTGGTGGCCATCCTAGGGCCAGTGGTGCTCAGATACCTTTGGAGAAGTTAAATGATTTCCTACAACTCTTGGATCAAGAACTCTCTAGATCGTGAGCTCAAACCAGTATTTTAAGGGGTGTTATATTCATTCTCTTTGATAACTTTGATAGCTCGTTGAATGTTTCATCATCTATCGGTATACCCTTACGAATCCTTTCTTGCAAAGTTCTATACTCTAACTCGCCCGCTAAAATGACTTCAACATTATCCATAGTGGGTGTAGATTTTAAAGCATCTATGTATTCTTCGATCTCCTTCAGATAATCTCTATAAGGTCTGAAATTATTTATATCGATCACCAATATTACAAACCCTCCTTGTGAGAATAGTGTTCTTTCCATCCTTAATCCATATTCACCACCCAACACTACACTGCATAAGATATCTATCGCTACCGCGAGCCCAAACCCTTTATAACCTCCTAAAGGCAGTACAGAACCCTCAATAATTTCTTTTGGATCGTTCGTAGCTCTACCATCCTTATCTATCCCCCATCCATCTGGGACCTTCTCTCCCTTCTTCGCTGCCAACACGATCTTGCCCATGGCGGCGACACTCGTCGCCATATCTAGGATGATCGGTGGCCCCCTCTCCCTCGGGAACCCGATCGATATCGGGTTCGTTCCTACAACCGCCCTTTTAAATCCGATCAATGCCATTCTGGGCGAGCCATTTGCCAACGATATACCTATAAACCCCCTCTCCACAACCTTTGAAACGTAATGTGATAATGCACCTACGTGCCTTAAATTCACTACACCCCCAATACTTATACCGCTCTCCTCAGCCTTCTTTATGGCGATCTCTGTAACTTTCATAGCTGGTATATGTCCTAAACTCCTATCGCCATCTAGAAGTATGTGATTCTTACCTTCACGAATTGTGCGAATCTCCGGCCTCGGGTTGATCAGACCATCTTCGAACCCTTTTATGTAGTAAGGTGTTCTCATTATACCGTGCGAATCTATACCTCTTAGATTGGTGAAGGCGAAGTGGTCTGCGATGATCTTCGCCCCTTCTTCCGAGACGCCGACCTTTTGAAATACTTCCTCTGTAAACCTTCTTAACTCGTCCACATGTACGTATATGGCCATTGGTTACATTATCTACTAGCACTTATTTTATCTTTTACCTTTAATTAGCAATACCCTTCCTAAAAAGCGAAGGGTGTAAATGGTTGGGCTAATGGATCTTATTCACAGGATACTTGGGCTCTTCGCCATGAAAGACCCTTAAGATCTCTTCAGCCGCCGTGATGGACATTCTCTTCCTACACTCTATCGTATTCGATGCTATATGAGGGGTTAAGATCACATTATCCAGCTCTAAAATAGGATCATCGGTAGGCAATGGCTCCTTATAAAATACATCGATACCCGCACCTGCGATCCAACCCTCCTTCAATGCCCTGACCAATGCATTGTGATCGACGATCGCCCCCCTTGCAATATTTATAAGAAATGCCGTCCTCTTCATCAACTTGAGCTCCCTCTCACCGATAAAACCGATCGTCTCTTGAGTCAATGGTAAAGATACAACGACGTAATCAGATTCGGAGAGTAAGCCTTCTAAGGTTGTGAATCTTAGATTCAACTTCTCCTCAAGCTCCACCTTCCTTACTATATCATTGTACAAAATATTCATATTGAATCCCTTGGCCCTTTCAGCTACACAACTCCCTATCCTCCCTAAACCGATTATTCCTATAGTCTTATTCGAAACATCACTGCCCATGAAGATCAAGGGATCCCTTACCAACCACTTTTTACTCTTTATATAATCGTTGGCTTTGCATATATTTCGTGAGAGGCATAAGATTAGAGCGAATACATGATCTGCTACGGTCTCACTCAATACGGGGGTTACTGTAACCCATACGCCTTTCTGTGTAGCTGCATCTACATCAACATTCTCATAACCGACACCATGCCTTGCGATGATCTTAAGTCTCTGTGCAGCATCGATCAACCTCTTCGTAATCCTTTCTACATTCGTTGTGACGAGCAATGCATCTACATCGCTCATTTCCTTCATCAACTCATCCTCCGTTGGAGGTCGTGGAAAGATCTTTAACTTAGCCTCCTTCTCCAATAATCTTATTCCTTCTTCTCTTATAGGGGCAGTTATAACGATTTTACGCATATCATATCTTTAGAGCTACTCAGTAGTAAACTTTTGCATCATTTGTGGTTTCTAAACAGATGAAGTATATTCGATGCTACCATATATAAAACGAAAGCACATTTACATGCTGCTATTTTCGTCAGTTTCATTAATGCCAAATGGCTAAATGATTTCTATGCTGTTAAAGAGGAATTATGGTAAAAGAGTATTTTCAACGACTTACCTTTTTGACTTCCTTAACTTTCTTTCTTAAAGGTTGTTTTGTTATGGTGGTGCTACATCGATCGAATTACTGCTCGCTGGACTTTCTAATAAATATCTAACTCTGATGGTGTAGGGTTTGAGTTCCTTAAAATCTGAAATCTTTATACCGATATCGCTAAATTTCTTCAACTCGTGAATGAAGTCTTCGAAGTAATCGTAGACTCCACAACTTATGCAGAATGGACCTTCGAACTCCAGAATGAGCTCCTTTCTGCCCATCTTGACCAGCCTTGCCGTGGCCTCTGGACTTCTATACTTATTGAATTCAGATATGGCCTTTAAGATGGAATCTTTGATTAAGGTTTTAGCAGATACCATCCAAACTAATATCTTGCTCTTACAAGTTTATTAAACTTGCCATTATAAGGTATCAAGGATCGCTAATCCCTTACCATAAAAGCCTTTGGACTTTTGATATCAAAAATTTTTTACTCTACCGATAGAGAAAGAGAGAAGATTTACAAAAGATGTCTTAAGTAATGGTTCAAA encodes:
- a CDS encoding Ldh family oxidoreductase — protein: MAIYVHVDELRRFTEEVFQKVGVSEEGAKIIADHFAFTNLRGIDSHGIMRTPYYIKGFEDGLINPRPEIRTIREGKNHILLDGDRSLGHIPAMKVTEIAIKKAEESGISIGGVVNLRHVGALSHYVSKVVERGFIGISLANGSPRMALIGFKRAVVGTNPISIGFPRERGPPIILDMATSVAAMGKIVLAAKKGEKVPDGWGIDKDGRATNDPKEIIEGSVLPLGGYKGFGLAVAIDILCSVVLGGEYGLRMERTLFSQGGFVILVIDINNFRPYRDYLKEIEEYIDALKSTPTMDNVEVILAGELEYRTLQERIRKGIPIDDETFNELSKLSKRMNITPLKILV
- a CDS encoding D-glycerate dehydrogenase, with product MRKIVITAPIREEGIRLLEKEAKLKIFPRPPTEDELMKEMSDVDALLVTTNVERITKRLIDAAQRLKIIARHGVGYENVDVDAATQKGVWVTVTPVLSETVADHVFALILCLSRNICKANDYIKSKKWLVRDPLIFMGSDVSNKTIGIIGLGRIGSCVAERAKGFNMNILYNDIVRKVELEEKLNLRFTTLEGLLSESDYVVVSLPLTQETIGFIGERELKLMKRTAFLINIARGAIVDHNALVRALKEGWIAGAGIDVFYKEPLPTDDPILELDNVILTPHIASNTIECRKRMSITAAEEILRVFHGEEPKYPVNKIH